TGACATGTCAGGTTCTATGCAAGAAGGAAAGGAACGATTACACTGGAACGAGAGTTCATGGCGGAGTTAACCGCCTTTACCATAGATTTATCAATCACACCATTCGCAGAGAAAGGGAATGACTGACATGCGTTATTTTATCGTGGATGATGATCCTGGCGTTCGTTCCATGTTGATGGATATTATTGAGGATGAAGGCCTTGGCGATATTGCTGGGGAAGCTGAGGACGGAGCACATATTCACGCGGAACTGTTGGAGCTGCATAAGGTGGATGTCCTGCTGATTGATCTGCTGATGCCCCAACGAGACGGGATTCAGACCGTGCGAGCGCTTGAAGGAAGGTTCGAGGGCAAGATCGTCATGATCTCCCAGATCGAGTCGAAAAATATGATCGGCGAAGCCTATTCACTAGGCATTGAATATTATATTACGAAGCCGATTAACCGGTTGGAGATTCTATCTGTTCTGCGGCTGGTGAGCGAAAGGCTTCGGATGCAGCAATCCATCGCAGATATTCAGCGGACATTGCAGGGATTATCCAGTTTGAATTCTACCGAACGTGCTGCGGCTCCGGTTCCGGACAAAACAATTACTACAGCAGGACATTTCCTGCTGTCCGAGATGGGCATGATCGGCGAAGCGGGTAGCAGGGATCTGCTGGACATGCTGGAATATCTGGAACAGGTAGAGACAGATGAACATAAGCTGTCGCCCTATACATTCCCGTCCCTCAAGGACATCTTCCAGAACGTAGCGATACGCAAGCTGGGAGACAACGCATCACTCGCAGAGGTGAACAAGGAGATCAAGGCATCGGAACAACGTGTGCGCAGAGCCATCTTCCAGACTCTGAGTCATGTGGTGTCTCTGGGATTAACAGATTATACACATCCCAAGTTCGAGAACTATGCATCCAAATTTTTTGATTTCACCGAAATTCGCAAGAAAATGCTGGAGCTGCAAAACAATGTGGAGCCTTCCTTGTCCCAGACACGCATTAATACGAAAAAATTCGTACAGGTTCTATACTTGGAAGCCAAACGATTGCTGCATTAAACAGGTAGATGATTGATATTTAGCAAAACAAACGGGCATGAATATTATGCCGGTATGGTACCGCCTCTTCAACCGAGGCTATCCATTCCGGCCATATTCATGCCCGTCTGTACGATCAAGTGTTACTTATCTATGTGATTCGTTCTGTATTTAAAATCAAAATCCCTTCGGGTTCAGGCCCGTGAATGGTTTCGGCTAATTCGGTTATACTCATTAATCAATTCGTCCAATGCCATAGACTGCCGAATCACATCGGGATGCCCAAGACCACCCTTGTTATGCTCTACCAGCATATGAAGGTTATGTCTGGCCTTCTCTATTTTATTTTTCAAATCCAAACTCATAACCATGACCCCTGATACCTCCTTATTCTGTG
This Paenibacillus xylanexedens DNA region includes the following protein-coding sequences:
- a CDS encoding response regulator, with the protein product MRYFIVDDDPGVRSMLMDIIEDEGLGDIAGEAEDGAHIHAELLELHKVDVLLIDLLMPQRDGIQTVRALEGRFEGKIVMISQIESKNMIGEAYSLGIEYYITKPINRLEILSVLRLVSERLRMQQSIADIQRTLQGLSSLNSTERAAAPVPDKTITTAGHFLLSEMGMIGEAGSRDLLDMLEYLEQVETDEHKLSPYTFPSLKDIFQNVAIRKLGDNASLAEVNKEIKASEQRVRRAIFQTLSHVVSLGLTDYTHPKFENYASKFFDFTEIRKKMLELQNNVEPSLSQTRINTKKFVQVLYLEAKRLLH
- a CDS encoding aspartyl-phosphate phosphatase Spo0E family protein, with the protein product MVMSLDLKNKIEKARHNLHMLVEHNKGGLGHPDVIRQSMALDELINEYNRISRNHSRA